From the genome of Paraburkholderia sp. ZP32-5:
AGCGCAGTGTCGAGCACCAGATACGCGCAGCCGAGGCTCTTCGCTTCGGCGCGCACCGCGTCGATCAGCTTGGCACCGAGGCCATGACGGCGCGCGTCGCTGCTCGCCACCAGATCATCGATATAAACGAAGCGCCCGTAAATCAGGTTTTCCGTCACACGGTATCCGGCGAGCGCCACGACCCGGCCGTCCTGCCGCGCGGCCAGCAAACGGTAGCCGTGGGCGGCTTGCCGGCGCACCTGCGCGACGAACGCCGCGGCATCGGTCAGGTGCGGCCGCAGTTCGCGCATCACATCGAAGCAGGCCAGATGCTGTTCGTCGCTGTCGACGTGTGTCAGTTCAAAGTGGCTCATCGAATCGGTCCTTGTTTCAGAACCGTCAATATAGAAAAATGATGCCCTATCCGACAGGTGCAAGAAATGAGCAATTGAATAGGACATCACGATGGACCTGACACTGCTGGAACTCGACCGGAAACTCGACCGAAACCGCGCCGAGCCGATCTACCTGCAGTTATACCGGCGCTACCGCGAGGCGATTGCCGCGGGCCGGCTGCAGCCGGGAGACCGCGTGCCTTCGGTGCGCAGCCTCGCCAGCGAACTCAATCTCGCGCGCGGCACCGTCGAGCTGGCCTATCAGATGCTGACCAGCGAGGGCTATCTGCTCGCGCGCGGTCCCGCCGGCACCGTGGTATCGCAGGGGCTCGAAAATCTGGGCGGAGCGCGGCCCAAAGCGGCGCGCAAACCGGCCGCCCTGACGCTATCGATGGCGCCGGGCATGTCGGCCACGCCTCATCCGCTGCAAATGGGCCTGCCGGCACTGGATGCGTTTCCGCACAAGAGCTGGGCGCGCCTCGCCGGCCGTGCCGCGCGTACGCTCGATACATCCGTGCTCGGCTACCCCGATCCGGCCGGCTACGAACCGCTACGCCGCGAGATCGCTACCTATCTCGGCATCTCGCGCGGCATCGCCTGTACGGCCGAACAGGTATTCGTCGCGTCGGGTTATCGCGGCGCGCTGCATCTGATCTGCCATGCGCTGCTTCGCCCCGGCGACGCCGGCTGGTTCGAGGAGCCCGGCTATCCGATCGCGCGGCGCTACCTCGAACACATGGGGATGCGTCTGAAGCCCGTCCCCGTCGACGACGAAGGACTGAACGTCGGCGCCGGCGTACGGCGCGCGCACGACGCGCGCTTCGCGGTGCTCACACCGACGCATCAGAGCCCGCTCGGTGTCGCGCTGTCGCTGCCGCGACGGCTGGAGCTGCTGCAATGGGCGAGCCGCGAGCAGGCGTGGATCGTCGAGGACGACTACGACAGCGAATTCCGCTACCACGGCCGACCGTTGCCGGCGCTGAAAAGCCTCGATCGCGACGGCCGCGTGCTTTACACCGGCACCTTCAGCAAGGTGCTGTTTCCGGGGCTGCGCCTCGCGTATCTGGTGGTGCCGGAGCGGGAGATCGAGCGCTTTCAGAGCATCGCGCAACAGCTGGCCGGCGCGTGTCCGATCCTGCAGCAGCGCACCGTCGCCGAATTCATCGCACAGGGGCACTTCGCGCGTCATCTGCGCAAGATGCGCGCGCTTTACGCGGCGCGGCGCGAATGCCTGGTCGACACGCTCACCGACATGTTCGGTTCGCGTCTGCACGTGCAGCCGCAGGCCGGTGGCATCCACGTCGCCGCCTATCTGAATGCCGGGCAGGACGACAAGCCGATCGCCGCCGCGGCGAGAGCACGAGGTCTCGCGATCGAGCCGCTGAGTAGCTGGTATATGACGAGAACATCGCGCAGCGGACTGCTGATGGGCTTCACCAATGTCGTCGATGCGCGGCATGCACAGAGGCTCGCGAGCACGTTGAAACAGGCATTCGATGATGTAGCGGGCGGCTGAATGCGTTAAACGCGCGCTTCTACTTCTTCTGCGCGGATTTCGCCTTGCGCGCCTGCGTCACGCCATCGGCGAACAACTCGATCACGATGCCACGCAGCCAGCGATTCCCTTCGTCCTGATGGACCCGTTCATGCCACAGCAGATGAATCGGCGCGCCCGGCAAAGCCATCGGCAACGCGTGAACGCTGAGCGAGAACGGCCCGACTAGTTGCAATGCAAGGTGCTCCGGCACGATCGCTATCAGATCGGTGCGTTGCAGGATATAGCCCACGCTCATGAAGTGCGGCACGGTGAGCCGCACCTGGCGCCGCACACCACGCCGTTTCAGCGCTTCCTCCACCTGACCGTGCCCGGTGCCGGCCGACACCACCACCAGATGCTCGGCTTCGCGCCAGCCGGCCAGCGTGAGCGGTGCGCCTTCGAGCGGATGCCCGCGTCTGAACACGCACACATAGCGCTGATCGAACAGACGGCGCTGGTAGAAGCCGCCCTTCAGTTGCGGCAGCAAACCGATCGCCAGATCGACGCGGCCATTGGCCATCTCGCTGCTCAGATCGACGCCGGTGTTGCGCACGGTATTGAGTGCGACACCCGGCGCTTCGCGCGCGAGCCGTTCGAGCAGCGCGGGCAGAAACACCACTTCGCCGATATCCGTCATACCGATCGTGATCGTGCGCGTTGCGCGCAGCGGATCGAAGCCGGTCAGCGGATTCAGCGCGCTGTGCAGCGTCGCGAGTGCCTGCGCGACCGGCTCCGCGAGACGCAGCGCAAACGGCGTCGGCACCACGCCGCCCGGCCCGCGCACGAACAGCGGATCGCCCAGCCGGCGGCGCAGCTTCGCGAGCGCGTTGCTGACGCCGGGCTGGCTCATGTTCATCTGCTCGGCCACGCTCGCGACGCGCCGCTCCTGCATCAGGCGGTGAAAAAGCAGCAGCAGATTCAGATCGATATCGCCCAGTTCCATGGCTTGGCCTTCCGAGGATCATTCCGCTCAGTGATGAAGCAGATTGCGGCCATTTTATTGTGGAATGAGCTTTCGCTGCCGAGAATATCCCCAAGGCGCGCGTCATCGCGCCGCCTGTCAATCTGAACATCGGAGACACAGTCATGCAGAGGGATCTGAAAATCGCGATCGTCGGCGCCGGTATCGGCGGCCTCACGCTAGCGCTCGCACTGCGCGAGCATGGCATCGACGCGCAGCTTTACGAGCAGACCGACGAGTTGCGCGAAGTGGGCGCGGCGGTCGCGCTGTCGGCCAACGCGACGCGCTTCTACGACCGGATGGGACTGCGCGCGGCCTTCGAAAAGGTCTGCGCGGAAGTCCCCGGACTGATCTATCGGGACGGCCGCAGCGGCGAGGTGATCGGCCATCATCGTGGCGCGCCGGATTATCGCGGGCAATTCGGCGGCTCGTACTGGGGCATTCATCGCGCCGATCTGCAGGCGCTGCTGTCGAATGCGGTTGGTCTCGAGCACATCAAACTCAGTCATCGGCTCGTCGATCTGACGCAGCATCCGGATCGCGTCGAATTGACGTTCCAGAACGGTCAGCGCGTCGACGCCGACCTGGTGATCGGTGCCGACGGCGCGCGTTCGATCACGCGCCGCTGGATGCTCGGCTACGACGACGTGCTGTACTCGGGCTGCTCGGGGTTTCGCGGCGTCGTGCCGGCCGAGCGCATGAATCTGCTGCCCGATCCCGAAACGATCCAGTTCTGGGTCGGGCCGGGCGGCCATCTGCTGCACTATCCGATCGGCGACAACGGCGATCAGAACTTCCTGCTCGTCGAGCGTCATCCGTCGCCGTGGCCATCGCGCGACTGGGTGATGCCGTCCACCGAAGGCGAGCAGTTACGTCTGTTCGGCGACTGGCATCCGGCGGTCGTGCAGATGATCACGGCCGTGCCGATCAGTCAGCGTTGGGGCCTGTTTCACCGCCCGCCTCTGGGCCGCTGGAGCAAGGGCCGCGTGACGCTGATCGGCGATGCCGCGCATGCGCTCGTGCCGCACCACGGTCAGGGTGCGAATCAGTCGATCGAAGATGCGGTCGTGCTGGCCGACCAACTCGCGAAAGCGGGGCCGGGCAACTGGCGCGAGGCACAGCAGGGGTACGAACGTCTGCGCCGTGGCCGCACGCGCAAGGTGCAGTACGCGTCGATCTCCACCGCCGACGTGCTGCATCTGCCCGATGGTCCGTCGGCAACGGAGCGCAATGCGCGCCTCGGCTCACGCGAGCGGGTTCTGCATCACCTCGACTGGATTCACGATTTCGATGCGCTGACGCAGGAGCCGAATGAGCGCCAGGGTGGCACCTGGCTCTGAGGCAATCGACTATCGGAGTGCCGCGGCTTGATGCGCACGGCCTCCGATTCAGGCCGTGGTCAGATGTTTGCGCATCAGTTCGCTGAATGCATCGGCTGTCAGCGGCTTGCCAAGCAGGAAGCCTTGCATCTCATCGCATTCCAGCGTCTTCAGTTTGTCGAATTGCGAGGCCGTTTCGACGCCCTCCGCGACGACATCCATTCCGAGCGAATGCGCGAGCGCGATGATCGCCTGCACGATCGCACCGCCTTCAGGACCTTCCGCGTCGAGCCCGTTCGTAAAGAAGCGGTCGATTTTCAGCTGCTTCACGCGAAAGCGTTGCAGATACGCGAGGCTCGAATAGCCGGTACCGAAGTCGTCGATTGAAATTTCGAAACCGCTCGCCTGGAATTCGCGAATCATCTCCGTGGTCTTCGCCGCGTCCTGCATCGCCACCGATTCGGTGATCTCGAACATGATCTGGCCGCAGTCCACGCCTTCCTTCTCGACGATTTCGCGAATCTTCGTCGGCAGTTCCGGCTGGTTCATCTGCCGGGGCGACAGGTTGATCGCGACTTTCATCGAGGGCAGGCCGGCCGCTTCCCAGCGGCGAATCTGCAGGCAGGTCTCGCGCACGACCCAGTAGCCGATCTGCACGATCTGCCCGGAGCGCTCGGCAATCGGCACGAAGTCCAGCGGCGCAAGCGCGCCAATCTCCGGGTGATTCAGACGAATCAGCGCTTCGGCGCCGACGATCTCGCCGCTGCCGCCGTGGAATTTCGGCTGGAAATGCAGCACGAAATAGCCCTTTCCGATTGCCTCATGCAACGCGCTCTGGATCTTGAGCGTGCGCATCGCGGCTTCATTCATGTGGGCTTCGAAAAAACGATAGGTGCTGCGGCCACCGCGCTTGGCTTCGTACATCGCCGCATCGGCGTGCTTCAGCAGTTCGTCGACCGAACTGCCGTCCTGCGGATACATCGCGATGCCGATACTCGGCATGACCTGCAGTGTCTGGTTCTCGACGTTGATCCCCGAGCGCATCCGTTCGAGCACCGCTTCGGCCAGATCCGCCGCTTCGTGCGGAGCCGCGAGATTGTCGACGAGCACGACGAACTCGTCGCCGCCGAGCCGCGCGACGGTATCCGAATTGCGCACGCATTGCCGCAAATGTCGCGCGAACGTCTTCAGCACTTCGTCGCCGAACACATGGCCGAGCGAATCGTTGATCGTCTTGAAGCCGTCGAGATCCATAAACATCAGCGCAAAGCCGCCGCCGTTGGTCTCCGACAGCTCGATCGCGCGCTCGATGCGCTCGGTCAGCGTCCGACGGTTGGGCAGGTCCGTCAGCAGATCGTAATTCGCAAGCCGCACGATCTGGCTGTTCAGCGACGACACGGAGCCCGTCAACGCCGTCGCGCGCGCGTCGAAACGCGACAGAATCAGCGTGACCACCATGATCGCGACGGTCAGCAGGATGATCGTCGTCGCCAGCCATTGCGAGTCGACACCGCGCGCCGCGCCGCACACCGAGCCGGGCAGAAAGTCCGCGGCGGCCATCCCCGTGTAGTGCATGCCGGCGATCGCCGCCCCCATCACGCACGCCGCGCCGACGCGTTTGCTGAGCACGCGCTGCTGGCTCGAATCGATCAGCGCATGCGCGATCCACAGCGCCGCCATCGAAACCGCAATCGCAATCGCGATCGACGCGACGAAGATGCCGGTCCGATAGTGAATGCCGGGATGCATCTGCATGGCCGCCATGCCGGTGTAGTGCATGCCCGCGATGCCGAAGCCCATCAGCACGCCGCCGGCGATGAGGCGCGTGATCGACAGCACGGGGCGCGCAACCTGGACGATCGCGAAGTACGACACGATCATCGCAATGGCCAGCGAGTATCCGGTTATCGTGAAGTCGTAGCCCACGGGTATCGGCAGCGAAAAGGCCAGCATGCCGATGAAGTGCATCGACCAGATGCCCGTTCCCATTGCCGCCGCACCGGCTGCCAACCAGAGCTGGCGCGTGCGCGCGGCCGTCATCGTCGAGATACGGGCGGCCAGGTCGAGGGCCGTGTATGAAGCGAGCGTTGCGACTGCGAGCGAGACGACGACCAGACCCAGGTTGTAAGTACTCTGCATGTAGTTCTTGTGTGAAAGGAATTTCCCCTAGCTGTTATCGGCCGCCTTTCTGAAATATTTAGGGCGTTGATCGATTCGCGCGCTGCGGCTGCCCGCGCGCTGGCCACTCCCCGCCCGCTCCCTGCCCGATTCCGGCATTCACAGCTTTGCTGATTTTCTTAGCTGCATTGATTGGTTGGCTTCATGCACCGGCGAATTTAACTTGAACGTCCGCGGCCCACGAGCCGCGACCGGTCACGTTTCTTTTCCAGGAGCCTCGCATGAGCGCAGCCGCATTGCAGGAAGTACAGTCGATCGAAGTCAAACCGCTGTCGGCGCATATCGGCGCCGAGATTCACGGCATCGATCTGACGCGAAAGCTGGAGCCGAGCCAGGTCGCGCAGATTCGCGCGGCCCTGCTGAAATGGCGCGTGGTGTTTTTCCGCGAGCAGTTTCTGACGCATGAGCAGCACATCGCGTTCGCTGCTCAATTCGGCGAACTGACGCTCGGGCATCCGGTATTCGGTCACGTCGACGACCACCCCGAGGTTTACTCGATCTCGAAGTACCGCAAGGCGACGCGCTTCGAAGGCCAAACGTTATTGCGTCCGTGGACCGGCTGGCATACCGATGTGACCGCCGCGCTCAATCCGCCGTGGGCGTCGATCCTGCGCGGCGTGACTATTCCGCCATACGGCGGCGACACGCAATGGACCAATCTGGCGATCGCCTACGAAAAGCTGTCGCAACCGCTGCGCGGCTTCGTCGACGGTTTGCGCGGCATTCACCGCTTTACCCCGCCGGCCGGCGCGACCGGCACCGACGCGTTCGTCAAAGCGGTCGAACAGCGCGTACTCGTCACCGAACATCCGCTCGTCAGAGTGCATCCGGAAACCGGCGAACGGGTGCTGTACGTGAGTCCGAGCTTTCTGAAATCGATCGTCGGCGTGACGCCGCGTGAGAGCCAGGCGCTGCTCGAACTGCTTTGGGAACACGTGACGCGGCCCGAGTTCACCGTGCGCTTCAAGTGGGAGGCCGGCAGTATCGCGTTCTGGGACAACCGCAGCACCGCGCATCTCGCGCCCACCGACATTTTCGATGTCGACTTCGACCGGCAGCTGTATCGCACGACGCTCGTCGGCGATGTGCCGGTCGGTCCCGACGGACGGCAATCGGTCGCGCTCGAAGGATCGCCGGTCGGCGCGGCCGCTGCCATCGCGCTGAACTGAGCAGCGTCGCTATCGAGCAACCGCCGGCGCACAACGCGGCGGTCCCGCGCGCAAATGACAATCGCCGATAACGATCCGACGATTCGTTATTGGAGCGCGCGAGCGCAGCTTCCTATACTCGATTGCACTTGTCACCTCGCTGCTGCGAGCATCGGATCCCGAAGCAATCGCGGCCCGATCGCTGTGGCAAGTGCACCGCCCCACTTCGTTTCACCACATCAACCATGCGCTATTTCAAGCTACTGAAATCCCTTGCGGTGTTCGCCGCGCTCAGTATCGCCACGCTTCACGCGTATGCCGATAAACCATCCGTCATTCGCATCGGCGTCGCCCAGCAAGGCGCCGGCGATCCGCCGACGTTCGGCGGCTCGCCGGCCGCGACCGTGCAATTGCAGCAGTTACTCGAAAAAGAGTTCGCGGCGGATGGCATCAAGGTCGAGTGGCTGTTCTTCAAGGGCGCGGGACCGGCCGTCAACGAAGCAATCGCCGACAAGTCGCTCGACTTCGCGTTTCAAGGCGATCTACCGTCGGTACTCGCGCGCGCCAACGGTCTGAAGACACATATCCTGCTTGAATCCGGCGTTCGCGCGGGCATCAAGATCGCCGTGCCGCCGGACTCTGACATCCATGCGATCAAGGATCTAAAGAGCCGCCGCGTCGCGATGTTTCGCGGTACCAATCTGCAGCTCGTCGCCGACAACGCACTCGCGGCGAACCAGCTCGACGAACGCGAACTGCGTGTGATCAATCTCGATACCGCCAGCGCGCTGGCGGCGCTCGCATCGAAAGGTGTCGACGCATCGGTCAACGATTACCACGTGTACAAGCTGCGCGACCAGGGGCTCGCCAGAGTCGTCTACGAATCGCAGAGCGACGGCCCGCAATTCACGCGGCAATCGCATCTGCTCGTGCTCGACGATTTCGAACATGCTCATCCGGACATCGTGCAGCGCGTCGTCAATGCATTCGTCAAAGGCGCGCAGTGGTCGTCCGATGAAAACAACCGCGATGCGCTGTTCAAGCTGTGGGAAAAAAGCGGTGTCAGCTACGCGTCGTGGCAAGCCGAATTTGCGCACCAGACATTGAAGGAGCGCAACTCGCCGCTGATCGACCCGTTTATCGTCGCACGCTACAAGGCGGTCGCGCAGGATGCGCTGAAACTGAAGCTGATCCGTCAGCCCGTCGACGTCGATACGTGGTTCGAGCCGCGCTATCTCGACAACGCGTTGCACGCGCAACAGCTCGACCACTACTGGACGCGCTACGACGCGGCCGGCAAGCCGCTCAGCTAACGGGAGCCGCGATGAGCGATACAGCGATTCCTCTCGCCACGACCGCTAATAGCAAGCGAGGCACTCGACGCATTGGTCGCGCGTGGCTGCGCAGCGCCGCGTGGCACGTCGCGCCGTGGCTGTTGCCGGCCGTGCTGCTGGCGCTGTGGACGATCGGCAGCGAGCGCGGCTGGATTGCGCCACAGATCCTGCCGCCGCCCGCGCGCGTCTACGACACGCTTGTCGAACTCGCGCGCAGCGGCGACCTCGCGAGTCATACGCTGATCAGCCTGCAACGGGTGCTGGTCGGCTTCGGCATCGGCACGCTGGGCGGCTTCGCGCTCGGCGCGGCACTCGGTCTGTCGCGAACACTTGAAGCGTACGTGTTGCCGAGTTTCAACGCGGTCGTGCAGATCCCGGTGCTCGGCTGGCTGCCTTTCCTGCTGCTGCTCGTCGGCGTCGGCGAACCGCTCAAATACATTCTGATCGCGCACGCGGCGCTCGTGCCGGTCACGCTGAGCACGTTGCAGGGCTTCCGTCAGGCCCCCGCTACGCTCGACGAAGTCGCGCGCGGCTATGGCTATAGCCGCTGGCAGCGCATCGTCCATGTGGTATTGCCCGCCGCGGTGCCGACGCTCGCGACCGGCGTGCGGCTCGCGTTCACGAAGGCGTGGCTCGCGCTGGTGGTGGTCGAACTCGTCGCGTCGTCGGAAGGGCTCGGCTATCTGATCGTCAATGGACGGCAACTGTTTCAGCTCGATCTGGTGATGGCGGCCGTCGTCGTGGTCGGTGCGATCGGTTTCGTCGTCAACCATCTGCTCGATTCGCTCGAAGCGCGTCTGCGGCGCGGCCGGCCGTCCGCGTTTCGCGAGTGATGCGCGGGCACTGCAAAGGAAACTCATGCGCTTTCTTCCGATCCCCCGTTTGCCAGGTGTGCTGAGCCGTTCGACTCGCAAAGGGCCGCCGACATGCGATTGCGTGTCGCCACCATCGCGGCAGAGCGGACGCGCGAAGAAAGCCTTCCTCGCATCGCGCGGCCTGGTGTTACCGGTTGTCGCGCTCGCGCTGTGGTCGGCTGTCACCGCACTGCATGTCGTCAAAAGCGGCCTGCTGGTCAGCCCGCTCGCCGTGCTGCAAACGGGCTGGCAACAAACGATAAGCGGCGCGTTGGCGCGCGCACTATCCGCTTCGCTAGCGCGGGAAGCAAGCGGCTTCGTGATCGGCACGATAGGCGGTCTGCTGCTTGGCAGCCTGCTCGGCTTCTCGCGCATCGCGCGGCGGATGGTCGGACCGAGCTTCGATACGTTCAAGCAGATCTCGCTGTTCGCATGGATACCGCTGATCTCGGTGTGGTTCGGACTCGGCGATGCGGCGAAGGTCGTGTTTCTGTCGCTGGCCGCGCTGCTGCCGGTGACCGCGCATACCTGCGACGGCATCCACACGGTGCCGCGCAGCTATATCGAAGTGGCCCGCGCGTTTCGCTATTCGCGGCTGCAACTGGTCGCGCATGTGATTCTGCCGGCCGCGTTGCCGTCGATTTTCACGGGCCTCTATCTGGCGCTGATCTATTCGTGGCTCGCGACGCTCGGCGCCGAATATCTGCTGGTGTCGGGTAGCGGCATCGGCAATCTGCTGATCGACGGCAGCGAGCAGTTCCGTATGGACCTCGTGTTGTTCGGCATCGTCGTCGTGGGCTTGACCGGCTGGGCGCTCAATGCGCTGGCGCGCCGCGCCGAGCGCGCTCTGTTCGCGCGGCGTCCATTCGGCGCGTCGTGATGCCAGCGCCATTACACCCGCTCATTTCTACAGGAAGGACCTTTGTCATGAACGCTGTGGTTTCCGAAACCCTCGACATCCGCCACGTGCGCAAGCGCTATCTCCAGCATGGCAAGACGCTCGACGTACTCGACGACATCACGCTGAACGTGCAGCCCGGCGAATTCATCAGCATCCTCGGCGCGAGCGGCTGCGGCAAGTCGACGTTGCTGCGGCTGATCGCCGGTCTCGATACCGACTACAGCGGCGACATTCGGGTCGCCGGCGAACCGGTGCGCGATACCTCGTTGCAACGCGGCATCGTGTTTCAGGACCATCGGCTGTTCCCGTGGCTCACCGCTTCGCAGAATATCCTCGCGGCGCTGCGCAATGCACCATTGAGCGCGAAAGAGAAACGCGATGCAGTCGCGGAACACATCGCGCTGGTCGGCCTGACGGGCTTCGAGAATGCGTATCCGAACCAGTTGTCGGGCGGCATGGCGCAACGCGTGGCGATCGCACGCGGCTTGGTCAATCGTCCGCGCGTGCTGTTGCTCGACGAGCCGTTCGGCGCGCTCGACGCGCTGACGCGCGGCCGGCTGCAGAACGAATTGCAGCGTATCTGGCAGCAGGAACGTATCACGATGATCCTCGTCACGCACGACGTCGACGAGGCCGTCTATCTCGGCGATCGCGTCGTGACGATGGCGCCGCGCCCAGGGCGCATCAAACGCATCGTCAATATCGCGTTGCCACGCCCGCGCGATCGCGGCGACGCGCGCTTTATCCGTTTGCGCGACGACATCGTGGCCGAGTTCGGCGAACCCGGTTCGTCGCCACGCGATAGCGACGGCGGCCTGCCGCACGCGCCGCCCCTTCATCCGCCGATTACCGAATGGCGGCTTGCGTGGTGACACGCGGAATCCACCTTGAAACCAGCAGCATTGCACGGAACGGACCACCAACGATGAGCAACGGCAAACGGCAAATCAAACTCGGCGCGTTTCTGATGGAAACCGGCCACCATATCGCCGCATGGCGGCATCCCGACACGCACGCGAGCGGCGGACTCGATTTCCAGCACTACGCGCAACTCGCGCAGATCGCCGAGCGCGCAAAGTTTGACACGATCTTCTTCGCCGACAGCGTCAGCGTG
Proteins encoded in this window:
- a CDS encoding ABC transporter ATP-binding protein; the encoded protein is MNAVVSETLDIRHVRKRYLQHGKTLDVLDDITLNVQPGEFISILGASGCGKSTLLRLIAGLDTDYSGDIRVAGEPVRDTSLQRGIVFQDHRLFPWLTASQNILAALRNAPLSAKEKRDAVAEHIALVGLTGFENAYPNQLSGGMAQRVAIARGLVNRPRVLLLDEPFGALDALTRGRLQNELQRIWQQERITMILVTHDVDEAVYLGDRVVTMAPRPGRIKRIVNIALPRPRDRGDARFIRLRDDIVAEFGEPGSSPRDSDGGLPHAPPLHPPITEWRLAW
- a CDS encoding putative bifunctional diguanylate cyclase/phosphodiesterase yields the protein MQSTYNLGLVVVSLAVATLASYTALDLAARISTMTAARTRQLWLAAGAAAMGTGIWSMHFIGMLAFSLPIPVGYDFTITGYSLAIAMIVSYFAIVQVARPVLSITRLIAGGVLMGFGIAGMHYTGMAAMQMHPGIHYRTGIFVASIAIAIAVSMAALWIAHALIDSSQQRVLSKRVGAACVMGAAIAGMHYTGMAAADFLPGSVCGAARGVDSQWLATTIILLTVAIMVVTLILSRFDARATALTGSVSSLNSQIVRLANYDLLTDLPNRRTLTERIERAIELSETNGGGFALMFMDLDGFKTINDSLGHVFGDEVLKTFARHLRQCVRNSDTVARLGGDEFVVLVDNLAAPHEAADLAEAVLERMRSGINVENQTLQVMPSIGIAMYPQDGSSVDELLKHADAAMYEAKRGGRSTYRFFEAHMNEAAMRTLKIQSALHEAIGKGYFVLHFQPKFHGGSGEIVGAEALIRLNHPEIGALAPLDFVPIAERSGQIVQIGYWVVRETCLQIRRWEAAGLPSMKVAINLSPRQMNQPELPTKIREIVEKEGVDCGQIMFEITESVAMQDAAKTTEMIREFQASGFEISIDDFGTGYSSLAYLQRFRVKQLKIDRFFTNGLDAEGPEGGAIVQAIIALAHSLGMDVVAEGVETASQFDKLKTLECDEMQGFLLGKPLTADAFSELMRKHLTTA
- a CDS encoding GNAT family N-acetyltransferase — translated: MSHFELTHVDSDEQHLACFDVMRELRPHLTDAAAFVAQVRRQAAHGYRLLAARQDGRVVALAGYRVTENLIYGRFVYIDDLVASSDARRHGLGAKLIDAVRAEAKSLGCAYLVLDTALANALGQRFYFRQGLLARGLHFGQALQVE
- a CDS encoding TauD/TfdA dioxygenase family protein → MSAAALQEVQSIEVKPLSAHIGAEIHGIDLTRKLEPSQVAQIRAALLKWRVVFFREQFLTHEQHIAFAAQFGELTLGHPVFGHVDDHPEVYSISKYRKATRFEGQTLLRPWTGWHTDVTAALNPPWASILRGVTIPPYGGDTQWTNLAIAYEKLSQPLRGFVDGLRGIHRFTPPAGATGTDAFVKAVEQRVLVTEHPLVRVHPETGERVLYVSPSFLKSIVGVTPRESQALLELLWEHVTRPEFTVRFKWEAGSIAFWDNRSTAHLAPTDIFDVDFDRQLYRTTLVGDVPVGPDGRQSVALEGSPVGAAAAIALN
- a CDS encoding LysR family transcriptional regulator, whose product is MELGDIDLNLLLLFHRLMQERRVASVAEQMNMSQPGVSNALAKLRRRLGDPLFVRGPGGVVPTPFALRLAEPVAQALATLHSALNPLTGFDPLRATRTITIGMTDIGEVVFLPALLERLAREAPGVALNTVRNTGVDLSSEMANGRVDLAIGLLPQLKGGFYQRRLFDQRYVCVFRRGHPLEGAPLTLAGWREAEHLVVVSAGTGHGQVEEALKRRGVRRQVRLTVPHFMSVGYILQRTDLIAIVPEHLALQLVGPFSLSVHALPMALPGAPIHLLWHERVHQDEGNRWLRGIVIELFADGVTQARKAKSAQKK
- a CDS encoding FAD-dependent monooxygenase, which gives rise to MQRDLKIAIVGAGIGGLTLALALREHGIDAQLYEQTDELREVGAAVALSANATRFYDRMGLRAAFEKVCAEVPGLIYRDGRSGEVIGHHRGAPDYRGQFGGSYWGIHRADLQALLSNAVGLEHIKLSHRLVDLTQHPDRVELTFQNGQRVDADLVIGADGARSITRRWMLGYDDVLYSGCSGFRGVVPAERMNLLPDPETIQFWVGPGGHLLHYPIGDNGDQNFLLVERHPSPWPSRDWVMPSTEGEQLRLFGDWHPAVVQMITAVPISQRWGLFHRPPLGRWSKGRVTLIGDAAHALVPHHGQGANQSIEDAVVLADQLAKAGPGNWREAQQGYERLRRGRTRKVQYASISTADVLHLPDGPSATERNARLGSRERVLHHLDWIHDFDALTQEPNERQGGTWL
- a CDS encoding ABC transporter permease — its product is MRFLPIPRLPGVLSRSTRKGPPTCDCVSPPSRQSGRAKKAFLASRGLVLPVVALALWSAVTALHVVKSGLLVSPLAVLQTGWQQTISGALARALSASLAREASGFVIGTIGGLLLGSLLGFSRIARRMVGPSFDTFKQISLFAWIPLISVWFGLGDAAKVVFLSLAALLPVTAHTCDGIHTVPRSYIEVARAFRYSRLQLVAHVILPAALPSIFTGLYLALIYSWLATLGAEYLLVSGSGIGNLLIDGSEQFRMDLVLFGIVVVGLTGWALNALARRAERALFARRPFGAS
- a CDS encoding ABC transporter permease, with amino-acid sequence MSDTAIPLATTANSKRGTRRIGRAWLRSAAWHVAPWLLPAVLLALWTIGSERGWIAPQILPPPARVYDTLVELARSGDLASHTLISLQRVLVGFGIGTLGGFALGAALGLSRTLEAYVLPSFNAVVQIPVLGWLPFLLLLVGVGEPLKYILIAHAALVPVTLSTLQGFRQAPATLDEVARGYGYSRWQRIVHVVLPAAVPTLATGVRLAFTKAWLALVVVELVASSEGLGYLIVNGRQLFQLDLVMAAVVVVGAIGFVVNHLLDSLEARLRRGRPSAFRE
- a CDS encoding ABC transporter substrate-binding protein, which gives rise to MRYFKLLKSLAVFAALSIATLHAYADKPSVIRIGVAQQGAGDPPTFGGSPAATVQLQQLLEKEFAADGIKVEWLFFKGAGPAVNEAIADKSLDFAFQGDLPSVLARANGLKTHILLESGVRAGIKIAVPPDSDIHAIKDLKSRRVAMFRGTNLQLVADNALAANQLDERELRVINLDTASALAALASKGVDASVNDYHVYKLRDQGLARVVYESQSDGPQFTRQSHLLVLDDFEHAHPDIVQRVVNAFVKGAQWSSDENNRDALFKLWEKSGVSYASWQAEFAHQTLKERNSPLIDPFIVARYKAVAQDALKLKLIRQPVDVDTWFEPRYLDNALHAQQLDHYWTRYDAAGKPLS
- the pdxR gene encoding MocR-like pyridoxine biosynthesis transcription factor PdxR, with the translated sequence MDLTLLELDRKLDRNRAEPIYLQLYRRYREAIAAGRLQPGDRVPSVRSLASELNLARGTVELAYQMLTSEGYLLARGPAGTVVSQGLENLGGARPKAARKPAALTLSMAPGMSATPHPLQMGLPALDAFPHKSWARLAGRAARTLDTSVLGYPDPAGYEPLRREIATYLGISRGIACTAEQVFVASGYRGALHLICHALLRPGDAGWFEEPGYPIARRYLEHMGMRLKPVPVDDEGLNVGAGVRRAHDARFAVLTPTHQSPLGVALSLPRRLELLQWASREQAWIVEDDYDSEFRYHGRPLPALKSLDRDGRVLYTGTFSKVLFPGLRLAYLVVPEREIERFQSIAQQLAGACPILQQRTVAEFIAQGHFARHLRKMRALYAARRECLVDTLTDMFGSRLHVQPQAGGIHVAAYLNAGQDDKPIAAAARARGLAIEPLSSWYMTRTSRSGLLMGFTNVVDARHAQRLASTLKQAFDDVAGG